One stretch of Gambusia affinis linkage group LG05, SWU_Gaff_1.0, whole genome shotgun sequence DNA includes these proteins:
- the akirin1 gene encoding akirin-1, which produces MACGATLKRSMEFEALLSPQSPKRRRCNPLPGTPSTPSPQRCNLRTPVDSPGHSMSPQPIGGEHRLTPEQIFQNLRQEYSRIQRRRQLEGAFNQTEACSSSDAPSPSTSLTAPSSPPGASRKDQPSFTLRQVSYLCERLLKDHEEKIREEYEQILNTKLAEQYESFVKFTQDQIMRRYGARPASYVS; this is translated from the exons atggCTTGCGGTGCGACGTTAAAGCGGTCGATGGAGTTTGAGGCCCTCCTCAGTCCCCAGTCTCCCAAGCGGAGAAGGTGCAACCCACTACCGGGGACTCCGAGCACTCCGTCCCCGCAAAGATGCAACCTCCGTACCCCGGTAGATAGTCCGGGCCACTCGATGTCTCCTCAGCCCATCGGAGGCGAACACAGGCTCACTCCAg AGCAAATCTTCCAGAACCTTCGCCAGGAGTACAGCCGGATCCAGAGGCGACGGCAGCTGGAGGGGGCCTTCAACCAGACCGAGGCCTGCAGCTCCAGTGACGCTCCCAGCCCCAGTACCTCCCTCACCGCCCCCAGCTCCCCACCTG gtgCCTCAAGAAAGGACCAACCCTCGTTCACACTGAGGCAGGTCAGCTACCTGTGCGAGCGCCTGCTCAAAGACCACGAGGAGAAGATCAGGGAGGAGTATGAACAGATCCTTAACACAAAACTCGCAG AACAATATGAATCTTTTGTGAAATTCACGCAAGACCAAATTATGCGAAGATATGGAGCCCGGCCCGCAAGTT aTGTCTCCTGA
- the cnr2 gene encoding cannabinoid receptor 2 isoform X2 encodes MGEMKERTCLDSPNPNASSQIANEFCDNLQIYMVLTNLEKKAIGTICFLGGPITLMENILVLGVIVTSAMLRQKPSYLFIGSLALADIFASCFFTTSFLDFHLFCRCDGPTAYLFKLGGVTMAFSSSVGSLLLTALDRYLCIHQASSYKVLLTRRRALLSLLILWSITIFISSLPLMGWRCPTVLNPPCSLLFPFISQGYLACWTTFILILLTLILVAYALILWKAHRHESSMTSLQGAAGAGQARMRMDIRLARTFGLILLILVGSWLPVLIFMLVDVSIVLTPTQQRAFAFCSTLCLLNSAVNPLLYALRCRELRIALLQCLQRSCGFLKCKNSTNDLHLTGHSAEDNCATVSDDTLAVRTPQLDSVCEIVNNKSS; translated from the exons ATGggggaaatgaaggaaagaacTTGTTTAGATTCTCCGAATCCCAACGCCTCATCACAAATAG ccaaCGAATTTTGTGACAATCTGCAAATCTACATGGTTCTGACAAACCTGGAGAAGAAAGCCATTGGCACCATTTGTTTCCTGGGTGGTCCGATAACCCTGATGGAGAACATCCTTGTCCTTGGAGTTATTGTCACCTCGGCAATGCTGAGACAGAAGCCCTCTTATCTGTTCATTGGCAGCCTTGCTCTGGCAGATATCTTCGCTAGCTGCTTCTTCACCACAAGTTTCCTGGACTTTCATCTCTTCTGCCGCTGTGATGGTCCAACTGCATATCTCTTCAAGTTAGGAGGGGTTACCATGGCCTTCAGTTCTTCAGTTGGGAGCTTACTGCTAACTGCACTGGACCGATACCTCTGCATCCACCAGGCGTCCAGTTACAAGGTACTGCTAACCCGCCGAAGGGCCCTACTGAGTCTCCTGATTCTCTGGAGCATCACCATCTTCATCTCCTCCTTGCCGCTTATGGGCTGGAGGTGCCCTACAGTGCTTAACCCTCCGTGCTCACTCTTGTTCCCCTTCATCAGTCAAGGCTACTTGGCCTGCTGGACTACCTTTATCCTGATACTTCTCACATTAATTTTGGTAGCCTACGCCCTGATCCTGTGGAAGGCTCACCGTCATGAATCTTCCATGACCAGCCTCCAGGGGGCAGCAGGTGCCGGTCAGGCCCGCATGAGAATGGATATTCGGCTGGCTCGTACTTTTGGTTTGATTCTCCTCATACTGGTGGGGAGCTGGCTCCCTGTACTTATCTTCATGCTGGTTGATGTCTCTATAGTCTTGACTCCTACCCAGCAGAGAGCTTTTGCCTTTTGCAGCACCCTTTGCCTACTGAATTCTGCAGTCAACCCACTGCTTTATGCCCTGAGGTGCAGAGAGCTAAGAATTGCTCTGCTGCAGTGTCTACAAAGGTCATGTGGTTTCTTGAAGTGTAAAAACTCTACAAATGACTTACATCTCACAGGACATTCTGCAGAAGACAACTGTGCTACAGTTTCTGATGACACTCTGGCAGTGAGAACCCCTCAACTCGACTCAGTCTGTGAAATAGTGAACAATAAGTCGAGTTAA
- the cnr2 gene encoding cannabinoid receptor 2 isoform X1, with amino-acid sequence MKMLRLPDLNNLHFDMFLPENAADQKVRTEMGEMKERTCLDSPNPNASSQIANEFCDNLQIYMVLTNLEKKAIGTICFLGGPITLMENILVLGVIVTSAMLRQKPSYLFIGSLALADIFASCFFTTSFLDFHLFCRCDGPTAYLFKLGGVTMAFSSSVGSLLLTALDRYLCIHQASSYKVLLTRRRALLSLLILWSITIFISSLPLMGWRCPTVLNPPCSLLFPFISQGYLACWTTFILILLTLILVAYALILWKAHRHESSMTSLQGAAGAGQARMRMDIRLARTFGLILLILVGSWLPVLIFMLVDVSIVLTPTQQRAFAFCSTLCLLNSAVNPLLYALRCRELRIALLQCLQRSCGFLKCKNSTNDLHLTGHSAEDNCATVSDDTLAVRTPQLDSVCEIVNNKSS; translated from the exons ATGAAAATGCTAAGACTTCCAGATTTAAATAACTTACACTTTGATATGTTTCTACCTGAAAATGCTGCAGATCAGAAGGTTAGAACTGAAATGggggaaatgaaggaaagaacTTGTTTAGATTCTCCGAATCCCAACGCCTCATCACAAATAG ccaaCGAATTTTGTGACAATCTGCAAATCTACATGGTTCTGACAAACCTGGAGAAGAAAGCCATTGGCACCATTTGTTTCCTGGGTGGTCCGATAACCCTGATGGAGAACATCCTTGTCCTTGGAGTTATTGTCACCTCGGCAATGCTGAGACAGAAGCCCTCTTATCTGTTCATTGGCAGCCTTGCTCTGGCAGATATCTTCGCTAGCTGCTTCTTCACCACAAGTTTCCTGGACTTTCATCTCTTCTGCCGCTGTGATGGTCCAACTGCATATCTCTTCAAGTTAGGAGGGGTTACCATGGCCTTCAGTTCTTCAGTTGGGAGCTTACTGCTAACTGCACTGGACCGATACCTCTGCATCCACCAGGCGTCCAGTTACAAGGTACTGCTAACCCGCCGAAGGGCCCTACTGAGTCTCCTGATTCTCTGGAGCATCACCATCTTCATCTCCTCCTTGCCGCTTATGGGCTGGAGGTGCCCTACAGTGCTTAACCCTCCGTGCTCACTCTTGTTCCCCTTCATCAGTCAAGGCTACTTGGCCTGCTGGACTACCTTTATCCTGATACTTCTCACATTAATTTTGGTAGCCTACGCCCTGATCCTGTGGAAGGCTCACCGTCATGAATCTTCCATGACCAGCCTCCAGGGGGCAGCAGGTGCCGGTCAGGCCCGCATGAGAATGGATATTCGGCTGGCTCGTACTTTTGGTTTGATTCTCCTCATACTGGTGGGGAGCTGGCTCCCTGTACTTATCTTCATGCTGGTTGATGTCTCTATAGTCTTGACTCCTACCCAGCAGAGAGCTTTTGCCTTTTGCAGCACCCTTTGCCTACTGAATTCTGCAGTCAACCCACTGCTTTATGCCCTGAGGTGCAGAGAGCTAAGAATTGCTCTGCTGCAGTGTCTACAAAGGTCATGTGGTTTCTTGAAGTGTAAAAACTCTACAAATGACTTACATCTCACAGGACATTCTGCAGAAGACAACTGTGCTACAGTTTCTGATGACACTCTGGCAGTGAGAACCCCTCAACTCGACTCAGTCTGTGAAATAGTGAACAATAAGTCGAGTTAA